GGCGACTTGCCGTGTACTTTGTTTAGCCGTTAAATAAAAAACCCGCTGGATCTTGTCTTCGCCTAAAGCTTTGATTGCCGGAAATAGCGTCGAGATCGTTTTACCGGTTCCGGTCGGCGCCTCAACAAACAAACGTTTCTGTAATAAGATCGACTTATACACGGCCACCGCTAATTCGCGTTGACCTTGCCGATATGCTGGAAATGGAAAATCGATCTGTTTGACCGTAGTATTTCGCTGAGCACGCCATTGATCACGTAATACTAACCATTCTTCATATTCAGCGATCAATTGTTGGAAAAATGCGGTCAATTCAGCTTGCTGCATAACTTTGGTTTTAGTGGTCACAACTTCGGTGGTGGTCTGAAAATAAGTAAGTTGCAGCGTTACCGCGGCCAGATTTTTTTGTTGCGCCAAAATATAGCCATAAACTTGCGCTTGACCCCAATATAACTGCAATGTATTTTCACTAACTTCAGCAAAATCCAGATCTGAAGTTTTAATTTCTTCAATTGTATAATCTTCATCAGTGGTATGGCTGATGCCATCGGCACGGCCATCGATCGTGTACTCGCGGCCACTCATCGTGACTGACTGCTTCAAATAAACTTCTTTTTCGTAATCATCACCGCGCTGTTTTTGTAAGCGACGATGGATCCGCGCACCATTTAGCGCCGTATTTTGACTTCCTTGGCGTTGGTTGAGATCACCTGAGCGCAAGACAAATTCGACTAATTCACGGACGCCAATTCGCGTGGTCGCCATGCGCTTCATCCCCTTTTCACAAGTACTTCATTATACCAAAAAAGGCGGTCGCTGATCACCGCCTTCGATTACTATTTATCTGCTATTTTAAATTCGGCATGGCCATCTTGCATCAACCCATAAATTCGTTGCTGCTCATTTAAATCGCCGAAATCTAATACCATTTCGCCATCGACTTCGGTGGTTCCTTCAAAACGTTGCGCTACGAAATGACGTAACAAAGCATTTCGTTTAGCAAATAAAGCCACCTTCTCTACAGCAGCAGCTAGTGTATAACCTTCATCAAGGAACTGTTTGATCCCAATAATTCTGATTGTTGTTTTTAAATTATATTGTCGACTAACGCCGTCTTTTTCCGGTAGGGAACTAATATAGCCACGCTTCTCCCAGTAGCGTAGTTGCCGTGGCGAAATAGCTGTCATCTGACTGATCTGACTAATACCAAAGATCAGTTTATCCACATCGATTCCCAATTTAGATTTTAAACTCATTATGAAAACTCCTTATTTTACATAATCATGATCAGTTCTTAGTATAAACCCGCTAACTAACTGGCTAAATGCTACAGGTATTATCTCACAGTTAACATTCTTGTCAAACGCAAAGCTACAAGTGTCAAGTTACTTGACAATCAAAAACGTTAGGTTTATAGTTTTCAACAGTGATTTTTTCATGAAAGAGGGACTAGAACTTGGCTAAAACGCAATCTTTAGATGCCAATGGCAAACCATATAATCGTGGTCTTTTGCTAGCAACGGTCATCATTGGGACATTTGCGACGGTGCTGACACAAACTTTATTGGCCACCGCCTATCCAACCTTAATGGACGCTTTTGACATTTCTACCGCCACAGTACAGTGGCTAACAACTGGCTTTTTGCTGGTTAACGGGATCATGATCCCAATCAGTGCTTGGCTGATCAATCGTTTCAATTCCAAGTATCTCTACATTAGTGCTATGGTCATTTTCTTTATTGGGACTTGGATCTGTTGGCAAGCGCCTAATTTCGCAATGTTACTTACCGGCCGCTTAGTTGAAGCGGTTGGGGTTGGCTTATCAATGCCATTAATGCAGACCATCGCCCTTTCGATCTTCCCACCACAACAACGTGGGGCAGCGATGGGGGCAGTTGGTTTAGCGATCGGACTAGCGCCAGCGATTGGGCCCACACTTTCTGGTTGGGTCATTGATACTTACAATTGGCGTGTTTTATTCAGCATGATCTTACCAATTGCCGGAATCGTTATTATCGCTTCCTTCTTTACCATGCGTAAAGTTTTGGAAACTTCCAAACCATCCTTGGATATTTTATCTGCCGTCCTTTCAACGATCGGTTTCGGGAGTTTATTGTATGGTTTTTCCGAAGTCGGTACTGAAGGCTGGGGAAGCTCGATCGTTATTATCGGCATCGCAGTCGGGGTCGTATTTATCGCATTATTTGCTTGGCGCCAGCTTAAAATGGCGAATCCATTCTTGGAATTACATGTTTTTCAAACGCCAGCATTTACACTTGCTACAATTTTAAGTGGTGTCGTTAACATGGCGATGGTTGGTGCTGAAATGGTGCTACCGATGTATATCCAGACCGTTCGTGGCGAGTCAGCGTTCCATTCCGGCTTGACCTTACTTCCTGGGGCGATCATGATCGGGATCATGAGTCCCATTACCGGACGTATTTTTGATCGTTTAGGTGCACGTCACTTAGCGATCACCGGGATGACCTTATTAACGATCGGCACGATTCCATTTATTTTCTTAACCAAATCAACACCGATGATCAATTTGATCATTTTATACGCAATTCGGATGTTCGGGATTGCGATGGTCATGATGCCAGTGACAACCGCCGGAATGAACGCTTTACCATTACATTTGATCAGTCATGGGACTGCCGTCAACAACACGTTACGGCAGGTAGCCAGTTCCGTTGGGACGGCCATTTTGATCAGTGTCTTAACGAACGTGACGAACAATCAAATGCCTGGCAAACACGTTTTGCATAACTTACCATTACAATACAAAGATCAAGCAATGAGTGCCGTTGTTTCCGGCTATAAGGCTGCTTTCATTGTTGCGGCTTTATTCTGTGCGATTGGTTTATTCGTCACATTCTTTGTTCACGACAAAAAAGCGCCTAGTGTTACAGGAGGTGACAAATAATGTTGATCGTACTCGTTTTATTAAGCGCACTTTTATTCGCGATCGTCACAATTTCGACTAATCAGCGCAGTGCAGCCCGTAATGCTATCACCGGTGTATTGTTAGTATTATTGGTCGGTTCGATTGCCCTTTTATTCACTAACGATAACCAACATTGGGGGATGAAAACCGTCACCACTACAACGGAAAAACCGTTGACGTCGGCTTCTAATATGTCTGGCGCTAACTTACTGTTGTATCAAGCACTTGGTAATGGTAAAGAAAAAATCTTTATCTACAAAACTAACACACAACAGAAAAAAGTAGCTACTACCCAAGCCGATATTAAAACGACGAGCAAAGTGACCAGAAGCAATACGAAAAACGCTAAGTTAGTGACTAAAACGCAACGCTACGTTTATCGTAATGGCTTCTACCGTGCGTTATTTGCCGGTGTCGACAATAATCATGCCTTCAAATCACGGCAACATGAATTTAAAGTGGGCAATAACTGGGTCGTTCTCAGTACCACACAAGCCAAAGCACTACAAAAACAGGCTAAAACTTCACAGGCTAAGTTAAAAGCGCAATTAACTGCAGCAGTTAAAGCTAAAATGGTCGCCGCTTTGAAACAGAATCCACAGATGACCACTGAACAACAACAGGCTTTACAAAAGCAATATACTGCCGCCGCACAAAAACAAGCACAACAGCAAGTTTTAGCGCAGTTACAAAAAGAATCATTGAAGTAATTTAAAAGTCAGCCGTTGCGGCTGACTTTTTTATTTGCCATATTGTTGACACGGTGTCACCTCGCTGTTAAAATGACATTATTGACACGGTGTCACTTTTGATTATTAACATATAAATAATCAGCTTCAAAGGAGGACTTCAATGGTTTCGACGACTTTCAAAAACTTAGCACCTGATAAACAAGCACGGATCCAAGCTGCGCTGCTAAACGAATTTTCGGCCCATCCATTAGCGGACGCACAGGTTGCGCGGATCGTACAGCAAGCACAGATCGCGCGGGGCGCTTTCTATAAATATTTTACGGATCTAACCGATGCTTACCGCTATTTGTATCATCAAGTTATGCTAGAAGTTCATAGCGCTATTCCACGGACCGCGTTTAAAACTTTTACGCCCGCCATTTATTTACAGGCAGTTCGCGACTTTGTCGATCAAGCCGCTGATAGTCAGTATCGCGAATTGATCAAACGTCATTTGACCCAAAACGAGGCTTTATTAGCAGCGCCAAGGCAGCCAGTGATGGATATTCCTGACGCTGTCTGGGCAGCTGGTATTTTAAGCCACGAAACGATCAAACAGGTGTTGTTATACCCAGATACTAAAAAAGCGGCGCTTGATCGTTTAGCCAGCGCGCTTGAAGCTTTAGCAAGAAAGGATGAGTAGATGTTTTTAGCTTTAAAAGAAATCAAACATGAAAAATTACGTTATAGCCTGATTATTGCGATGATCGTCCTGATCAGCTATTTGATTTTTGTTTTGACCAGCTTGGCACTTGGCCTAGCCCGCCAAAACACCGATGCGATCGACTCTTGGTCTAGCCAACGAATCACGTTAAATCAAGACGCCAATATTAATCTCAGCCAATCGCTGATCACCAAGGCGCAATTGGCAAAGGCAAAATTAAGTCACCAAGAAGCTTACTTAGGTCAAGCTGCTGTCGTGGCCACCGCTAAAGGACGAGAAAAGGATTCAGCTCAATTCATCGGTTTAAACGCTGATCAATTTATCGCCCAGAATTTGAAGCTATCCGCCGGTCACAAACCGACCACCAACCAAGAGATCGTTGTCGATACAGCTTTTAAAGAAGACGGCTACAAACTAGGCGATTATCTACAACTCAACTCATTTGCTAAAAAATTTCGGATCGTTGGTTTTACTGAAAATGCCAAGTTAAATGTGGCGCCAGTAGTTTACGGCACAATGACTGCGTGGCATCAATTAAAGAATCTTGGTCCTGAATTTGCCGCCAGTGCGATCGTCTCACAGCGCAACACATTTAAGGTCAACAATCCGCAACTTAAGCAATACACCACGCAAACCTTTATCGATAAATTACCAGGTTACTCAGCCCAAAATTCGACCTTTACCTTTATGATCGCCTTCTTGATGATCATTTCATTGATCGTGATTGCGGTTTTTCTTTACATTTTAACCGTACAAAAATTGCAAAATTATGCGGTTTTACGTGCACAGGGAATTCCGGCCAAAACATTGGTCAACGCGACGATCAGTCAAGCGTTGGTGCTGGTTATTAGTGGCTTAATTATTGGCACCTTATTGACTGCAATAACCGCCGTAGCGATTCCGGCTAGTGTGCCCATGGCTTTTGACATCCCAATTTTAGCCGCCGTAGCGTTAGGTTTAGTCTTCACCGGTATTATCGGCGCGCTAGTCCCAGTACGAACAATTTTACATGTAGATCCAGTCAGTGTTATAGGAGGTTAGCCATGAGTGCCATTCAATTAACCAATATCAACAAATTCTTCGGTCAAAAATCTAGTCGTGTCCACGTCTTGCATGATATCAACTTTACGGCGAACGCAGGCGAACTTAGCCTGGTGATCGGGCCATCAGGTTCAGGTAAAAGTACTTTTCTCACGATCGCTGGTGGCTTACAAACACCAAATAGCGGCACCGTCGCCTTAAATCACCAAACCTTGACTGATTTAAGCGCCAAACAACGCGATGCCCTGCGCTTAAATAAAATTGGCTTCATTCTACAAGCCTATAATTTAGTCCCCTACCTAACTGTCCGCGAACAGTTTAGCTTAGTCGACCGCGTCAAAAAACAAGACAACTTAAGTGCGACCGAATTAGCCAGTTTATTAGCTAAATTGGGGATCACCGAATTACAAAACAAGTATCCCGCTGAACTCTCTGGCGGCCAAAAACAGCGAGTGGCGATCGCTCGCGCCTTATACACGGATCCCGCGATCATACTAGCTGACGAACCTACCGCCGCACTGGACAGTGAACGGGTTAAAGAAGTTGGTCAATTATTGGCCGACCTAGCCAAAAGTCAGAATAAGGCGATCGTTGTGGTCACTCACGACCTGCGACTGCGCGAGTACGCTGATCAAGTTTATGAACTGCTTGACGGTAAAATCAGTAAAAGTGTTTAGAAAATGCGTTGTCCCCCAAAATCAGGGGCAACGCATTTTCTGTCTTTATTTAAACAACTGATCGATTTGTTGATACTCAGCTGCCGTTAATTTTATATCCAGTGCCTTGGCATTGGCCGTTACTTGGGCGGCCTTCTTCGCGCCGGGAATCACAACACCAATCTGCGGATTTTGTACATACCAAGCGAGTACAACCTGAGCAATCGTGGCTGCGTGGGCATCCGCTACTGACTGTAATTGGGCCACCTTTTTGACAATCATTGCGAAACGGTCACCTTGAAAATCAGGATTCTTATGCCGAATATCATTAGCCGGGAAAGTCACATCAGCATGATATTTACCAGTTAATAAACCTGATGCCAATGGAAAATACGGTACAAAGCTGATTTTCTGTTGCTGCAAATACGGTAGCAAGTCGGCTTCAGCCTCCCGATGCAACAGACTATATTGATCTTCAACCACATCA
This is a stretch of genomic DNA from Loigolactobacillus coryniformis subsp. coryniformis KCTC 3167 = DSM 20001. It encodes these proteins:
- a CDS encoding MerR family transcriptional regulator; the protein is MSLKSKLGIDVDKLIFGISQISQMTAISPRQLRYWEKRGYISSLPEKDGVSRQYNLKTTIRIIGIKQFLDEGYTLAAAVEKVALFAKRNALLRHFVAQRFEGTTEVDGEMVLDFGDLNEQQRIYGLMQDGHAEFKIADK
- a CDS encoding MDR family MFS transporter; this encodes MAKTQSLDANGKPYNRGLLLATVIIGTFATVLTQTLLATAYPTLMDAFDISTATVQWLTTGFLLVNGIMIPISAWLINRFNSKYLYISAMVIFFIGTWICWQAPNFAMLLTGRLVEAVGVGLSMPLMQTIALSIFPPQQRGAAMGAVGLAIGLAPAIGPTLSGWVIDTYNWRVLFSMILPIAGIVIIASFFTMRKVLETSKPSLDILSAVLSTIGFGSLLYGFSEVGTEGWGSSIVIIGIAVGVVFIALFAWRQLKMANPFLELHVFQTPAFTLATILSGVVNMAMVGAEMVLPMYIQTVRGESAFHSGLTLLPGAIMIGIMSPITGRIFDRLGARHLAITGMTLLTIGTIPFIFLTKSTPMINLIILYAIRMFGIAMVMMPVTTAGMNALPLHLISHGTAVNNTLRQVASSVGTAILISVLTNVTNNQMPGKHVLHNLPLQYKDQAMSAVVSGYKAAFIVAALFCAIGLFVTFFVHDKKAPSVTGGDK
- a CDS encoding DUF4811 domain-containing protein, translated to MLIVLVLLSALLFAIVTISTNQRSAARNAITGVLLVLLVGSIALLFTNDNQHWGMKTVTTTTEKPLTSASNMSGANLLLYQALGNGKEKIFIYKTNTQQKKVATTQADIKTTSKVTRSNTKNAKLVTKTQRYVYRNGFYRALFAGVDNNHAFKSRQHEFKVGNNWVVLSTTQAKALQKQAKTSQAKLKAQLTAAVKAKMVAALKQNPQMTTEQQQALQKQYTAAAQKQAQQQVLAQLQKESLK
- a CDS encoding TetR/AcrR family transcriptional regulator: MVSTTFKNLAPDKQARIQAALLNEFSAHPLADAQVARIVQQAQIARGAFYKYFTDLTDAYRYLYHQVMLEVHSAIPRTAFKTFTPAIYLQAVRDFVDQAADSQYRELIKRHLTQNEALLAAPRQPVMDIPDAVWAAGILSHETIKQVLLYPDTKKAALDRLASALEALARKDE
- a CDS encoding ABC transporter permease is translated as MFLALKEIKHEKLRYSLIIAMIVLISYLIFVLTSLALGLARQNTDAIDSWSSQRITLNQDANINLSQSLITKAQLAKAKLSHQEAYLGQAAVVATAKGREKDSAQFIGLNADQFIAQNLKLSAGHKPTTNQEIVVDTAFKEDGYKLGDYLQLNSFAKKFRIVGFTENAKLNVAPVVYGTMTAWHQLKNLGPEFAASAIVSQRNTFKVNNPQLKQYTTQTFIDKLPGYSAQNSTFTFMIAFLMIISLIVIAVFLYILTVQKLQNYAVLRAQGIPAKTLVNATISQALVLVISGLIIGTLLTAITAVAIPASVPMAFDIPILAAVALGLVFTGIIGALVPVRTILHVDPVSVIGG
- a CDS encoding ABC transporter ATP-binding protein, which produces MSAIQLTNINKFFGQKSSRVHVLHDINFTANAGELSLVIGPSGSGKSTFLTIAGGLQTPNSGTVALNHQTLTDLSAKQRDALRLNKIGFILQAYNLVPYLTVREQFSLVDRVKKQDNLSATELASLLAKLGITELQNKYPAELSGGQKQRVAIARALYTDPAIILADEPTAALDSERVKEVGQLLADLAKSQNKAIVVVTHDLRLREYADQVYELLDGKISKSV